The DNA window ACGCCATCGCCGACACGCTCGGAACCGGCGAGAAGGGCCAGGAGATCGCCCGCGCGATCGGCCGCCGGTGGGCGCAGCTGGAGGCCGCCTCGACCAATTCGCGCATCGGCTCGCACGAGGGCGGAAACGCCGAGCGCCTCGACGACGGCGCCCGGCTCCTGGCCGAGCTGGCCGCCCTGGGGTTCGCCCCCGAGTCCACGCAGAAGGACATTGTCCTGCGCGCCTGCCCGCTGGTGACCAGGGACCGCGTCCCCCACCCGCTCGTGTGCATGATGCACGAGGGCTACCTCAATGAGGTCTTCGCGCGCTGCGGCCTCGCCCCGGACCTGACGCGGCAGACGACGTCGGAGCCCGACGGCCCCCGGTCGCTGGCGGTCATCCCCCTGTGCGAGGACGGCTGCCACGTCGTCCCGGAGGATTGAGCCGAGCCGCCGGGGTCATCCGCGACGGCGTCGGACCTCCGGGCCCGCTCGGGGCGCCCCGGGCCCGCTCGGCACCGGCTCGGGCCGCCGGGCCCGCCCGGCACCGGCTCAGTCTGCGACCACCAGGTGACCCATCGCGCCCTTCTCCATATCCGCGAAGGAGTGGGAGACCACCGTGTAGGTGCCGGCGGCGGGCGGAACGCACTCGACGAAACCGCCCTGCGCGGGATGAAGGCCCAGCGCCTGGCTCCCCCCGGACCAGGCCG is part of the Actinomyces sp. oral taxon 414 genome and encodes:
- a CDS encoding helix-turn-helix transcriptional regulator produces the protein MAADRLPRPSWADLSTRAGLSAAQRRVLEAVESASEPQTTVQLARALNLHHNTVREHLDALASAGFVATSTRPTGHRGRPSLLYSSTAPDPTEVLNTYLTLLDAIADTLGTGEKGQEIARAIGRRWAQLEAASTNSRIGSHEGGNAERLDDGARLLAELAALGFAPESTQKDIVLRACPLVTRDRVPHPLVCMMHEGYLNEVFARCGLAPDLTRQTTSEPDGPRSLAVIPLCEDGCHVVPED